From a single Centropristis striata isolate RG_2023a ecotype Rhode Island chromosome 14, C.striata_1.0, whole genome shotgun sequence genomic region:
- the LOC131985198 gene encoding zinc finger protein 32-like, whose amino-acid sequence MASSRSSAELQSHRADVQLLLVRKEEVPSEQQERSSSLDQDQEQPEPVHIKEEQEELWSSQEGEQLQGLTFTPVPVKIEEDEEKPQSSQPHQTQTEQIETEADGEDCEGPGPDRSSDPHLQPVSEDQTGDSSEAETDDSADWKGTRESQSGLNSLNNKVSVSDLSCSVAEKPFSCSECGKSFGRKAHLKRHLRSHTGEKPFSCSVCKKSFTQSGGLQLHMRIHTGEKPFSCSVCKKYFAQGGSLLTHMRIHTGEKPFICSFCDKSFARSGNLQKHMRIHTGEKPFSCSECEKSFSSKTHLKRHMITHTGDKPFSCLFCTKMFANRTNLSYHMTVHTGEKRFGCSVCHKKFAWHLQVKTHKCVGHHQEGEQLQGLTLTPVSVEGEEDEEKPQSSQLHQTQTEQIETEADGEDSGGPEKDRTSHPDPHLQPGTGDISEPETDDSSD is encoded by the exons ATGGCGTCGAGCAGAAGCTCCGCTGAGCTTCAGTCTCACAGAGCAG ACGTCCAGCTGCTGTTGGTGAGAAAAGAAGAGGTTCCttctgagcagcaggagaggagctcgagtctggaccaggaccaggagcagccagagcccgtacacattaaagaggaacaggaggagctCTGGAgcagtcaggagggagagcagcttcaagggctcacattcactcctgtccctgtgaagattgaagaagatgaagagaaacctcagtcctcacagcctcatcaaacacaaactgaacagatagaaacagaagctgatggagaggactgtgaaggaccaggaccagacAGGAGCTCAGATCCACATTTACAACCTGTTAGTGAAGACCAGACCGGAGACTCTTCTGAagctgagactgatgacagtgctGATTGGAAGGGAACCAGAGAATCTCAGTCAGGTTTAAACTCTCTGAACAATAAAGTTTCTGTCAGTGATTTGAGTTGTTCTGTTGCAGAGAAACCATTTAGCTGCTCTGAATGTGGGAAAAGTTTTGGTCGCAAGGCACATCTGAAGAGACACTTGAGATCtcatacaggagagaaacctttcagctgctcagtttgcaAAAAATCTTTCACACAGAGTGGAGGGTTACAGTTGcatatgagaatccacacaggagagaaaccgttTAGTTGCTCTGTTTGTAAGAAATATTTTGCACAGGGTGGAAGTTTACTCACAcatatgagaatccacacaggagagaaaccattcatctgctcattttgtgataaatcTTTTGCACGGAGTGGAAATTTGCAGAAACACATGAggattcacacaggagagaaaccattcaGCTGCTCAGAGTGTGAGAAAAGCTTTTCATCTAAGACACACCTAAAGAGACACATGATAACTCACACAGGAGACAAACCCTttagttgtttgttttgcaCTAAAATGTTTGCAAACAGAACAAACCTGTCGTACCACATGACGGTCCACACAGGGGAGAAACGTTTTGGGTGTAGTGTTTGTCACAAAAAATTTGCCTGGCATCTTCAGGTCAAAACACATAAGTGTGTCGGCCATcatcaggagggagagcagcttcaagGGCTCACTCTCACTCCTGTCTCTGTGGAGGGTGAAGAAGATGAggagaaacctcagtcctcacagcttcatcaaacacaaactgaacagatagaaacagaagctgatggagaggacagtggcggaccagaaaaagacaggaCCTCTCATCCAGATCCACATTTACAACCTGGTACTGGAGACAtttctgaacctgagactgatgacagtaGTGATTGA
- the sh3bp5lb gene encoding SH3 domain-binding protein 5-like, translated as MEHHTSREIASGARLPAAAGEREETPGEEATGAEGSTGMLRRRGEDGGTAEEEEEEEAQCGDEPEDQITIRGEGDAGKHEEELDPRIQECYKYIIIIELEQLNQASDEINKLELQLDDARSSYRRILTDSARKLNAQGSQLGACIEKARPYYEARRLAKEAQQETQKAALRYERAVSMHTAAREMVYVAEQGLLADRNTMDPTWQEMLNHATAKVNEAEEERLRSEREHQHVTQLCQEAEARVQTLQKALKKVILKSKPYFELKAQFNHILEEHKSRVVQLEERVAKVKTRYSVALRNLEQISEQIHAQRGRIRASRGCPAVCGGRSSPVGAEAEVRATVGINIGSSLRSSCAGVGGIESNWVDSEKTRLWVERHRESGWGQRDQLEVEQAGSDCMSVISLQTIASDLEKCDSVEHLGDLSDTGSVLGQEWERGRKANERPVSKEVVTEGPQQKRAHQEKAAVTKEKQESFIKQHHRSVSL; from the exons ATGGAGCACCACACGTCGCGTGAAATTGCCAGCGGCGCGAGGCTCCCTGCAGCGGCCGGTGAGCGCGAGGAGACCCCGGGGGAAGAGGCGACGGGAGCAGAGGGCAGCACCGGGATGCTGaggcggagaggagaggacggagGCAccgcggaggaggaggaggaggaggaggcgcagTGTGGAGATGAACCGGAGGACCAGATCACCATCCGAGGGGAAGGAGACGCCGGCAAGCACGAGGAGGAATTGGACCCACGAATTCAGGAAtgttacaaatatattattattatt gagctggagcagcTCAACCAGGCCAGCGATGAGATCAACAAGCTGGAGCTGCAGCTGGAT GACGCCAGGTCCAGCTACAGGAGGATCCTTACGGATTCTGCCAGGAAGCTGAACGCTCAGGGCTCCCAGCTCGGTGCCTGCATTGAGAAAGCAAGGCCCTACTATGAAGCGCGCAGACTCGCCAAAGAG GCACAGCAGGagacccagaaggcagctctgAGATATGAGAGGGCCGTGTCCATGCACACTGCTGCCAGAGAGATGGTTTATGTGGCAGAACAGGGTCTTCTGGCTGACAGGAACACCATGGACCCAACCTGGCAGGAGATGCTGAACCATGCCACTGCTAAG GTGAACGAGGCAGAGGAGGAGCGCCTCCGCAGTGAGCGGGAGCACCAGCACGTCACACAGCTCTGCCAGGAAGCCGAGGCTCGAGTCCAGACCCTCCAGAAAGCCCTAAAGAAGGTCATCCTCAAATCCAAACCTTACTTTGAACTCAAGGCTCAATTCAATCACATTCTGGAG gaacataAGTCTAGAGTAGTACAGCTGGAGGAGCGGGTGGCCAAAGTAAAAACCCGTTACTCCGTGGCCCTGCGGAACCTGGAGCAGATCAGCGAGCAGATCCACGCACAGAGGGGACGAATCAGGGCCAGTAGGGGGTGTCCTGCAGTCTGcggggggcggagctccccagTAGGGGCCGAGGCTGAGGTCAGGGCCACCGTTGGGATTAATATCGGGAGTAGCCTCAGGAGCAGCTGTGCGGGAGTCGGTGGAATAGAGAGCAACTGGGTGGACAGTGAGAAAACACGGCTGTGGGTGGAGAGGCACAGAGAGAGCGGCTGGGGCCAGAGGGACCAGCTGGAGGTGGAGCAGGCCGGCTCAGACTGCATGTCAGTCATCAGCCTGCAGACCATCGCCTCCGACCTGGAAAAGTGTGACTCGGTGGAGCACCTGGGGGACCTGAGCGACACTGGGAGCGTGCTGGGTCAGGAGTGGGAACGTGGCAGGAAAGCTAACGAGAGGCCAGTCAGCAAGGAGGTGGTGACCGAGGGCCCCCAGCAGAAGAGGGCCCACCAGGAGAAGGCAGCAGTTACTAAAGAGAAGCAGGAGAGCTTCATCAAGCAGCACCACAGAAGTGTTAGTCTATGA
- the gtf2h4 gene encoding general transcription factor IIH subunit 4, whose translation MKLRVQLQCKNLHEYLRELSPEVLDRLYNHPATCLAVYRELPSLAKNYVMRMLFVDQPLPQAALALWVKIDSQKDHEECVAVLAGLRLWHIQQLQGGLQGYILNAVFKDNLRIALLGGGRAWADEGSTLGPDRHARDIESLDRYAMERWEVILHFMVGSPCAAVSQDLAQLLAQAGLMKSEAGEAPYITSAGFQFLLLDTASQLWYFTLQYLKTAQSRGMDLVEILSFLFQLSFSTLGRDYSVEGMSDSLLTFLQHLREFGLVFQRKRKSRRYYPTRLAITLAAGVTTSSSSSSSDSSSNVSSCPGTGDAGFIVVETNYRIYAYTSSELQIALVALFSEMLYRFPNVVVAQVTRESVQQAIANGITAQQIIHFLRTRAHPVMLKQTPVLPPTITDQIRLWELERDRLQFTEGVLYNQFLSQADFEVLRDRAQGLGCLVWQDVAHRVMVVSPQGHSEVKRFWKRQKSNT comes from the exons ATGAAGCTCCGTGTTCAGCTGCAGTGTAAGAATCTGCATGAATACCTGAGAGAGCTGAGTCCTGAGGTCTTAGACAGACTGTACAACCACCCAGCGACATGTCTGGCTGTTTACAG GGAACTGCCCTCTCTGGCCAAGAACTATGTGATGCGGATGCTGTTCGTGGACCAGCCTCTGCCCCAGGCGGCCCTGGCTCTGTGGGTCAAGATAGACAGTCAAAA GGATCATGAGGAATGTGTGGCAGTGTTGGCAGGACTCCGCCTTTGGCACATTCAGCAGCTGCAGGGAGGTCTGCAGGGGTACATTTTAAATGCAGTGTTCAAAGACAACCTGAGGATCGCTCTGCTCGGCGG GGGCCGAGCATGGGCAGATGAAGGCAGCACGCTGGGTCCTGACCGCCATGCACGGGACATCGAGAGCCTTGACCGCTATGCTATGGAGCGCTGGGAGGTCATCCTGCATTTCATGGTGGGTTCCCCCTGTGCTGCTGTCTCACAGGACCTGGCTCAGCTGCTGGCTCAAGCAGGCCTCATGAAAAG tgagGCAGGAGAGGCGCCCTACATCACATCAGCAGGTTTCCAGTTCCTCCTACTGGACACAGCCTCCCAGCTGTGGTACTTCACACTGCAGTACCTCAAAACTGCTCAG TCCAGAGGGATGGACCTGGTGGAGATCTTGTCATTCTTATTCCAGCTCAGTTTCTCTACTCTGGGCAGA GACTACTCAGTGGAGGGCATGAGCGACTCATTACTCACCTTCCTGCAGCACCTGCGGGAGTTTGGACTTGTCTTCCAGAGGAAG AGGAAGTCGAGGCGGTACTACCCCACCAGACTAGCCATCACTCTGGCTGCAGGAGTCACtaccagctcctcctcctcctcctctgactccTCCTCCAATGTGTCTTCCTGCCCTGGTACAGGAGACGCAGGTTTCATTGTGGTAGAAACCAATTATCGTATCTACGCCTATACAA GCTCAGAACTTCAGATCGCATTGGTGGCTCTTTTCAGTGAAATGCTGTATCGCTTTCCCAATGTGGTGGTGGCTCAGGTAACAAGGGAGTCAGTGCAACAGGCCATCGCCAACGGTATCACAGCACAGCAG ATTATCCACTTTCTAAGGACCAGGGCTCACCCCGTCATGCTCAAACAG ACCCCAGTGCTGCCTCCGACCATCACAGATCAGATCAGACTGTGGGAGCTGGAGAGAGATCGCCTGCAGTTCACAGAGG GAGTGCTCTATAACCAGTTCCTCTCCCAGGCTGACTTCGAAGTGCTGCGAGACAGAGCTCAG GGTCTGGGCTGTCTGGTGTGGCAGGACGTGGCCCACAGGGTGATGGTGGTGTCGCCACAGGGACACAGTGAGGTCAAGAGGTTCTGGAAACGACAGAAGTCCAACACGTAA
- the LOC131985480 gene encoding gastrula zinc finger protein XlCGF28.1-like — translation MTKVETVRALVEQRLTAAAEEIFGLFERTIAEYEEQLCRSKEKNERQQKLLDAVYNPQLQLHRADVQQLLVVKEEVLSEQQEWSCSLDQDQEEPEPEPPHIKEEQEELWSSQEGEQLQGLTFTPVPVKSEEDEEEPQSSLLHQTQTEQIETEINGKDCGRSEPTWISDPEPDTDDETGDSNEAEFDVSDDDWKDSSLEPLKNDEVPLSDSRCGAGVKPFRCSECGKRFGTIGHLKRHMRMHTGEKLFNCSVCDKRLLCMADLKIHMRSHTGEKPFSCSVCKKSFAQSGSLQTHMRIHTGMRPFICSVCEKSFTQRAHLQLHMAHHTGEKPFSCSVCEKSFALRGLLQRHMRIHTGEKPFTCSVCEKCFSRKDDLKSHMITHTGEKPFNCSVCGKRILKKSNLKRHMITHTGEKPFSCSFCSKAFTQAGSLAQHLSNHTGDKRFSCSVCDRRFTWYTSLKNHRRVCPQSSQLHQTRTEPMETEAGGEDC, via the exons atgaccaaagtcgaaacggtgagagcgctggtggagcagcgactgactgcggctgctgaagagatatttggtctgtttgaaagaacgatagcagagtacgaggagcaactttgtcgttcaaaagagaagaacgagcgacaacagaaactactggacgctgtttACAACCCTCagcttcagttacacagagcag acgtCCAGCAGCTGTTGGTGGTGAAAGAGGAGGTTctctctgagcagcaggagtggagctgcagtctggaccaggaccaggaggagccagagccagagcccccacacattaaagaAGAACAGGAGGAACTCTGGAgcagtcaggagggagagcagcttcaagggctcacattcactcctgtccctgtgaagagtgaagaagatgaagaggaacCTCAGTCCTCActgcttcatcaaacacaaactgaacagatAGAAACAGAAATTAATGGCAAGGATTGTGGAAGATCAGAACCAACCTGGATCTCAGATCCAGAACCTGATACTGACGATGAGACTGGAGACTCTAATGAAGCTGAGTTTGACGTCAGTGATGATGATTGGAAGGACTCAAGTTTAGAACCACTAAAAAATGATGAAGTCCCTCTCAGTGATTCCAGATGTGGTGCTGGTGTGAAACCATTCcgctgctctgagtgtgggaaaAGGTTTGGCACCATCGGACATCTGAAGAGGCACATGAGAATGCACACAGGAGAAAAACTTTTCAATTGTTCAGTTTGTGATAAAAGATTGTTGTGCATGGCAGATCTTAAAATACACATGAGATCtcatacaggagagaaaccattcaGCTGCTCTGTTTGTAAGAAGTCTTTTGCACAGAGTGGAAGTTTACAGAcacacatgagaatccacacaggaatGAGACCTTTCATCTGCTCTGTTTGTGAGAAATCTTTTACACAGAGAGCACATTTACAGTTACACATGGCAcatcacacaggagagaaaccattcaGCTGCTCCGTCTGTGAGAAATCTTTTGCACTGAGGGGACTTTTACAGagacacatgagaatccacacaggggAGAAACCTTTCACCTGCTCagtttgtgaaaaatgtttttcacgGAAGGATGATCTGAAGAGTCATATGATAACTCATACAGGAGAAAAACCATTCAATtgctcagtgtgtggtaaaCGGATATTGAAAAAGTCAAATCTGAAGAGACACATGATAAcgcacacaggagagaaaccattcaGCTGCTCATTTTGTAGTAAAGCTTTCACACAAGCAGGAAGTCTGGCACAACATTTGAGCAACCACACAGGAGACAAACGATTCAGCTGCAGTGTTTGTGACAGAAGATTCACCTGGTACACCAGTCTCAAAAACCATCGGCGtgtctgtcctcagtcctcacagcttcatcaaacacgGACTGAACCAATGGAAACAGAAGCTGGTGGAGAGGACTGttga